The following proteins are co-located in the Streptomyces sp. NBC_00435 genome:
- a CDS encoding right-handed parallel beta-helix repeat-containing protein, translated as MSWTRRFPAVPAALLAALLALLSLFAAAPVASAHEERPVELPDGTGSVPAYRAAEPDLIVCKTDRPAFERRISAFPDTLKQRNLALYERCEKNGFRDLQAAVDAVDRPGVNIAILPGLYEEEPSLLKPAGECASLKAPNSSLGYQILTYEQQVACRHNQNLVAILGKTNLQIEGTGASREDVVIDAKYQKLNAIRADKSNGIYFRNFTAQRTTFNSLYVLAGDGFVIDDVLTRWNDEYGFLTFASDHGLYKNCESYGNGDSGIYPGSASNINDGRGYDVPRYSIEITGCRSHHNMVGYSGTAGDSVWVHDNEFDQNMGGASMDSAFPGHPGLPQNHAHFERNLIHDNNADYYHYVADGTCAKPPVERGYEQGVVCPQISMPPGTGIITAGGNWNLYENNWVYGHRRAGFFLSAVPAFIRGEEELSKQADTSHHNRYAGNVLGKDKSGASRPNAMDVWWDGQGRGNCWQQGPDGSTPGTLPQCGERRGAVSGGSARLAGEPVKLAQLLVCADYSVQARKLPAGCDWYGSRGLQRVETQLALAVAAVLLLVGGLLWWRRLRTSRLATAATLLGLAGLALDVAGSTMGLVGTFVPALALLCLGLWWTGIGVALRTTRPWLARLTMLLGALTLLDAFDKAVLMIPWIPLSPAWIRGLVAVVWVLWAVVAAARPGGTPARPAGPGGGPSGDRVRVPAGPPPTRKAEAEPEPQPQPGRGTAAGPERGAAGGDA; from the coding sequence ATGTCGTGGACCCGCAGGTTTCCTGCCGTGCCGGCGGCGCTCCTCGCCGCCCTCCTCGCCCTCCTGTCCCTCTTCGCCGCCGCTCCCGTCGCGAGCGCGCACGAGGAGCGCCCCGTCGAGCTCCCCGACGGCACCGGCTCCGTACCCGCGTACCGGGCCGCCGAGCCCGACCTGATCGTCTGCAAGACCGACCGGCCCGCCTTCGAACGCCGGATATCGGCCTTCCCCGACACCCTCAAGCAGCGCAACCTCGCCCTCTACGAGCGCTGCGAGAAGAACGGCTTCCGGGATCTCCAGGCAGCCGTCGACGCCGTGGACCGCCCGGGCGTGAACATCGCGATCCTCCCCGGCCTCTACGAGGAGGAGCCCTCGCTCCTGAAGCCGGCCGGCGAGTGCGCCTCGCTCAAGGCGCCCAACTCCTCGCTCGGCTACCAGATCCTGACCTACGAGCAGCAGGTGGCCTGCCGCCACAACCAGAACCTCGTCGCCATCCTCGGCAAGACGAACCTACAGATCGAAGGCACCGGAGCGTCGCGCGAGGACGTGGTCATCGACGCCAAGTACCAGAAGCTGAACGCGATCCGCGCCGACAAGTCCAACGGCATCTACTTCCGCAACTTCACCGCGCAGCGCACCACGTTCAACTCGCTGTACGTACTGGCCGGCGACGGCTTCGTCATCGACGACGTCCTGACCCGCTGGAACGACGAGTACGGCTTCCTGACCTTCGCCAGCGACCACGGCCTCTACAAGAACTGCGAGTCGTACGGCAACGGCGACTCCGGCATCTACCCCGGCAGCGCCTCCAACATCAACGACGGCCGTGGCTACGACGTCCCCCGCTACTCCATCGAGATCACCGGCTGCCGCAGCCACCACAACATGGTCGGCTACTCCGGCACCGCGGGCGACTCGGTGTGGGTGCACGACAACGAGTTCGACCAGAACATGGGCGGCGCCTCGATGGATAGCGCCTTCCCCGGTCACCCCGGACTCCCGCAGAACCACGCCCACTTCGAGCGCAACCTGATCCACGACAACAACGCCGACTACTACCACTACGTCGCGGACGGCACCTGCGCCAAGCCGCCCGTGGAGCGCGGCTACGAGCAGGGCGTGGTCTGCCCGCAGATCTCCATGCCCCCCGGCACCGGCATCATCACCGCCGGCGGCAACTGGAACCTGTACGAGAACAACTGGGTGTACGGGCACCGGCGCGCGGGCTTCTTCCTCTCGGCGGTACCCGCCTTCATCCGCGGTGAGGAGGAGCTGTCGAAGCAGGCGGACACCTCCCACCACAACCGCTACGCAGGCAACGTCCTGGGCAAGGACAAGTCCGGCGCCTCCCGCCCCAACGCCATGGACGTGTGGTGGGACGGCCAGGGCCGGGGCAACTGCTGGCAGCAGGGCCCGGACGGCTCCACCCCGGGCACGCTCCCGCAGTGCGGTGAGCGCCGGGGCGCGGTCTCCGGCGGCTCGGCCCGGCTGGCCGGGGAGCCGGTGAAGCTGGCCCAGCTCCTCGTCTGTGCCGACTACAGCGTGCAGGCGCGCAAACTCCCGGCCGGCTGCGACTGGTACGGGTCCCGGGGTCTCCAGCGGGTGGAGACCCAACTCGCCCTCGCCGTCGCGGCGGTCCTCCTGCTGGTCGGCGGCCTCCTGTGGTGGCGTCGCCTGCGGACCTCTCGGCTCGCCACGGCGGCCACCCTGCTCGGCCTGGCGGGCCTGGCCCTGGACGTGGCCGGCTCCACGATGGGCCTGGTCGGCACCTTCGTCCCGGCCCTGGCGCTGCTCTGCCTCGGCCTGTGGTGGACCGGCATCGGCGTCGCACTGCGGACCACCCGCCCCTGGCTGGCCCGGCTGACCATGCTCCTGGGCGCGCTCACCCTCCTCGACGCCTTCGACAAGGCCGTCCTGATGATTCCCTGGATCCCGCTCAGCCCCGCCTGGATACGCGGCCTCGTCGCGGTGGTGTGGGTCCTCTGGGCCGTGGTCGCGGCCGCCCGACCCGGCGGGACCCCGGCCCGCCCGGCAGGCCCGGGAGGAGGCCCGTCGGGCGACCGGGTCCGCGTCCCGGCAGGCCCTCCCCCAACCCGGAAGGCCGAAGCCGAGCCCGAGCCCCAGCCCCAGCCGGGCAGGGGCACCGCCGCCGGACCGGAGCGGGGCGCGGCAGGGGGAGACGCGTGA
- a CDS encoding GntR family transcriptional regulator gives MTAFAPDSLVLNRKLPLWYQVSQSLRASILGRTADASLRLPTEEQLAEHYGVSVLTMRQALKELETEGLISRHRRRGTFIEPGAVRGAPVRLLGSVDAIVAQQSGDRTTILGHERTAVSGELLEHFPDTAEVVTYRRLRHDSESGEPTNWAENAVRPELADSIDLADLERWPMTKVLRDIVKVDISRITDTVEARLADPLTAELLQVPLLSPILHYTGVTYDGSGRVVDVARIRYRGDRFSFTVTVDAH, from the coding sequence GTGACCGCCTTCGCCCCCGACTCGCTGGTACTGAACCGGAAGCTGCCGCTCTGGTACCAGGTCTCCCAGTCGCTGCGCGCCTCGATACTCGGGCGCACCGCGGACGCCTCGCTGCGCCTGCCCACCGAGGAGCAGCTCGCCGAGCACTACGGGGTGAGCGTGCTGACCATGCGGCAGGCGCTCAAGGAGCTGGAGACCGAGGGGCTCATCAGCCGCCACCGGCGGCGCGGGACCTTCATCGAACCGGGGGCGGTGCGCGGGGCCCCCGTCCGGCTGCTCGGCTCGGTCGACGCGATCGTGGCGCAGCAGTCGGGCGACCGTACGACGATCCTCGGCCACGAGCGGACGGCCGTGTCCGGGGAGCTGCTGGAGCACTTCCCGGACACGGCCGAGGTGGTCACGTACCGCAGGCTCCGGCACGACAGCGAGAGCGGCGAACCGACCAACTGGGCGGAGAACGCGGTGCGTCCGGAGCTCGCGGACTCCATCGACCTGGCCGATCTGGAGCGCTGGCCGATGACGAAGGTGCTGCGCGACATCGTGAAGGTCGACATCAGCCGGATCACCGACACGGTGGAGGCGCGCCTCGCGGACCCGCTCACGGCCGAGCTGCTCCAAGTGCCGCTGCTGAGCCCGATCCTGCACTACACAGGCGTGACGTACGACGGCAGCGGCCGCGTGGTGGACGTGGCGCGGATCCGCTACCGCGGCGACCGCTTCTCCTTCACGGTGACCGTCGACGCCCACTGA
- a CDS encoding type ISP restriction/modification enzyme, producing MPWTVGSLRLGRSWVAAPDPATLRARWAALAAADGPERERLFRPTRARTPGAGAAALPGQRAGSTARFADTPGTRPDPVRILREPFDEQWLLPDQRLIDMARPELWRVLDEHQLFAVEPAQTPRSAALLVTAHLPAGRLGRIRPLHRRPGGAEPNLAPGLQHLLGERYGTWVTPEDVLCWILAAGRPGPRGYEVPLTADAARWRAGLELGHRLLSVQLRGARGGEAPRLPGGRRPYVRSALPAWPRELSYDPGSETLSIGGGAGEAGTVSPVPAAAWEYEVQGVRALEAWFTARLAHRDPAAEGLDALGPAQWPPGWTSELLALVTTLALLTELDPERAAFEPGPPLTTAELRAGGVLPAPPWARRPASVLDHQEEGPGGQFALL from the coding sequence ATGCCCTGGACCGTGGGTTCCCTGCGCCTGGGCCGGTCCTGGGTCGCGGCCCCCGATCCGGCGACCCTGCGGGCCCGCTGGGCGGCCCTGGCCGCCGCCGACGGCCCCGAGCGGGAGCGGCTGTTCCGTCCGACCCGGGCCCGGACCCCCGGCGCCGGGGCGGCCGCGCTGCCGGGCCAGCGCGCGGGCTCCACGGCCCGCTTCGCGGACACGCCCGGCACCCGCCCCGACCCCGTACGGATCCTGCGCGAGCCCTTCGACGAACAGTGGCTGCTGCCCGACCAGCGGCTCATCGACATGGCCCGCCCGGAGCTGTGGCGGGTCCTGGACGAGCACCAGCTGTTCGCCGTGGAGCCCGCGCAGACCCCGCGGAGCGCCGCACTGCTGGTCACCGCGCACCTCCCGGCCGGCCGGCTCGGCCGGATCCGGCCACTGCACCGCCGCCCGGGCGGCGCCGAGCCCAATCTCGCCCCCGGGCTGCAGCACCTGCTCGGCGAGCGCTACGGCACCTGGGTCACCCCCGAGGACGTGCTCTGCTGGATCCTCGCCGCCGGCCGCCCCGGGCCCCGGGGGTACGAGGTCCCGCTCACCGCCGACGCCGCGCGCTGGCGGGCCGGGCTGGAGCTGGGGCACCGGCTGCTCTCCGTCCAGCTGCGCGGGGCGCGCGGCGGCGAGGCGCCCCGGCTGCCCGGCGGGCGCAGGCCCTACGTCCGCTCCGCGCTGCCGGCCTGGCCCCGTGAGCTCTCGTACGACCCGGGGAGCGAGACGCTGAGCATCGGCGGCGGAGCCGGGGAGGCGGGCACCGTCTCACCCGTGCCCGCCGCGGCGTGGGAGTACGAGGTCCAGGGGGTCCGCGCCCTGGAGGCATGGTTCACCGCCCGGCTCGCCCACCGGGACCCTGCGGCGGAGGGACTGGACGCGCTGGGCCCGGCCCAGTGGCCGCCGGGCTGGACCTCGGAGCTGCTGGCCCTGGTGACGACCCTGGCGCTGCTGACCGAACTGGACCCGGAGCGGGCCGCGTTCGAGCCCGGTCCACCGCTGACCACCGCCGAGCTCCGGGCTGGCGGAGTCCTGCCGGCCCCACCCTGGGCGCGCCGCCCGGCCTCGGTCCTGGACCACCAGGAGGAGGGCCCGGGAGGCCAGTTCGCCCTGCTCTGA
- a CDS encoding CaiB/BaiF CoA transferase family protein produces the protein MATEPLPLDGITVVAVEQAVSAPFATRQLADLGARVIKVERPDGGDFARGYDTAAHGLASHFVWANRGKESIALDLKDPRGREVLHGLLDGADVFVQNLAQGAAARLGLDSAALCARYPRLVAVDVSGYGPEGPYAHKRAYDMLVQCEAGLVSVTGTPERPVKAGIPAADIAAAMYAFSGVLAALLRRGSTGRGGRVEVSMLDALAEWMGHPLHHTMHGGEQPVRTGLAHAVIAPYDAYATADGDRVLLSVQNDREWRRLAEQVLERPELADDPGYETNAARTGNRERTDAVVADALGRLDADAAIARLEAAGIACARLNSVAQLAAHPQLAARDRWREVGSPAGPLRALLPPIGLPGGAAPHMGAVPALGEHTEPLLHALGMTGEQITALRRDGVVR, from the coding sequence ATGGCTACCGAACCCCTTCCCCTCGACGGGATCACCGTCGTCGCCGTCGAGCAGGCCGTCTCCGCCCCCTTCGCCACCCGCCAGCTCGCCGACCTGGGCGCCAGGGTGATCAAGGTCGAGCGGCCCGACGGCGGCGATTTCGCCCGCGGCTACGACACCGCCGCGCACGGACTGGCCTCGCACTTCGTGTGGGCCAACCGGGGCAAGGAGTCGATCGCGCTCGACCTCAAGGACCCGCGCGGCCGTGAGGTCCTGCACGGGCTGCTCGACGGCGCGGACGTGTTCGTGCAGAACCTCGCCCAGGGGGCCGCCGCCCGGCTCGGGCTCGACTCGGCCGCGCTGTGCGCGCGCTACCCCCGGCTGGTCGCCGTGGACGTGTCGGGGTACGGACCCGAAGGCCCGTACGCCCACAAGCGCGCCTACGACATGCTCGTGCAGTGCGAGGCCGGTCTGGTCTCGGTGACCGGGACCCCGGAGCGGCCCGTGAAGGCGGGGATCCCGGCGGCGGACATCGCGGCCGCCATGTACGCCTTCTCCGGGGTGCTCGCGGCCCTGCTGCGGCGCGGGAGCACGGGGCGCGGAGGCAGGGTGGAGGTGTCGATGCTGGACGCGCTCGCCGAGTGGATGGGGCATCCGCTGCACCACACGATGCACGGCGGGGAGCAGCCGGTCCGCACCGGGCTCGCGCACGCGGTGATCGCACCCTACGACGCCTACGCGACGGCGGACGGTGACCGGGTGCTGCTGTCGGTGCAGAACGACCGGGAATGGCGGCGCCTGGCGGAACAGGTGCTGGAGCGGCCGGAGTTGGCCGATGACCCGGGGTACGAGACGAACGCGGCGCGCACCGGGAACCGGGAGAGGACCGACGCGGTGGTGGCCGACGCGCTGGGCCGGCTGGACGCGGACGCGGCGATCGCGCGGCTGGAGGCGGCGGGCATCGCCTGCGCGCGGCTGAACTCGGTGGCGCAGCTGGCGGCGCACCCCCAGCTGGCGGCCCGGGACCGCTGGCGGGAGGTGGGCTCGCCGGCGGGCCCGCTGCGGGCCCTGCTGCCGCCGATCGGACTGCCCGGCGGCGCGGCACCGCACATGGGTGCGGTGCCCGCGCTCGGTGAGCACACCGAACCGCTGCTGCACGCCCTGGGGATGACGGGCGAACAGATCACGGCACTGCGCCGGGACGGTGTGGTCCGCTGA
- a CDS encoding FABP family protein — MFEPAQENPFPDSHVLGEGPEPHPQLQPVLGLIGRWHGRGSGEYPTLEHGFRYEQEITFSHDGRPFLRYESRAWLIDGSGAALRPAGREAGWWRILPDAGVEVTLAHPTGITETYTGHVSGAEIEMETGTVGLTPRAKEVTGMRRHYSLQEGELTIVQEMAAVGQPMQHHLQARLLRRKD, encoded by the coding sequence GTGTTCGAACCGGCGCAGGAGAATCCCTTCCCCGACAGCCACGTCCTCGGCGAGGGCCCCGAGCCGCATCCGCAGCTCCAGCCGGTGCTCGGCCTCATCGGACGCTGGCACGGGCGGGGAAGCGGCGAGTACCCGACCCTGGAGCACGGGTTCCGCTACGAGCAGGAGATCACCTTCAGTCACGACGGCAGGCCCTTCCTGCGCTACGAGTCCCGCGCCTGGCTGATCGACGGGTCCGGGGCGGCCCTGCGTCCCGCCGGGCGGGAGGCGGGATGGTGGCGGATCCTGCCGGACGCCGGCGTCGAGGTCACGCTCGCCCATCCGACGGGCATCACCGAGACGTACACCGGCCACGTGTCCGGTGCGGAGATCGAGATGGAGACCGGGACCGTGGGGCTGACCCCCCGGGCCAAGGAGGTGACCGGTATGCGGCGGCACTACTCCCTCCAGGAGGGCGAGCTGACGATCGTGCAGGAGATGGCCGCCGTGGGACAGCCCATGCAGCACCACCTCCAGGCGCGACTGCTGCGCCGCAAGGACTGA
- a CDS encoding DUF5925 domain-containing protein, which produces MPANPQDALPIRLNVDDSDSPSDVVDALFLGRFASGEQPYSHSVSIDRVKPGATLLPSAATVLRSARDSDRSATLAEGEGWTMLVSRWSRGADVTVTAVSDELAAGVLGEATEDALDEPEPQPTSVAMGFWYVSPRRGPYRTTRQITAGTWAEVRPNYTAPVAGAMDRLMKVTPDDIAGRLLLLHGPPGTGKTSALRTLARSWREWCQVDCVLDPERLFNDIGYLMDIAIGEDEGTAKSRWRLLLLEDCDELIRGEARHTAGQALSRLLNLTDGLLGQGRNVLVGVTTNEDLERLHPAVVRPGRCLARIEIGKLTHREAVDWLGTDEGVSREGATLAELYALRRGASGPSALLPPQGHDSEAGLYL; this is translated from the coding sequence ATGCCAGCCAACCCTCAAGACGCACTGCCGATCCGGCTCAACGTCGACGACAGCGACTCCCCGTCGGACGTCGTCGACGCGCTGTTCCTCGGCCGCTTCGCGTCCGGCGAGCAGCCCTACTCGCACAGCGTGTCGATCGACCGGGTCAAACCCGGCGCGACCCTGCTGCCGTCCGCGGCCACGGTGCTGCGCTCGGCCCGCGACAGCGACCGCAGCGCGACGCTCGCCGAGGGCGAGGGGTGGACCATGCTCGTCTCCCGCTGGAGCCGGGGCGCGGACGTCACGGTGACGGCGGTCAGCGACGAACTCGCCGCCGGCGTGCTGGGCGAGGCCACCGAGGATGCCCTGGACGAACCCGAACCGCAGCCCACGAGCGTCGCGATGGGGTTCTGGTACGTCTCACCGCGCCGCGGCCCCTACCGCACGACGCGGCAGATCACGGCCGGTACGTGGGCGGAGGTGCGGCCCAACTACACGGCTCCGGTGGCCGGGGCGATGGACCGGCTGATGAAGGTCACACCGGACGACATCGCCGGGAGGCTGCTCCTGCTGCACGGCCCCCCGGGCACCGGGAAGACCTCGGCTCTGCGGACGCTCGCCCGGTCCTGGCGGGAGTGGTGCCAGGTGGACTGCGTACTGGACCCGGAGCGGCTGTTCAACGACATCGGCTACCTGATGGACATCGCGATCGGCGAGGACGAGGGCACGGCGAAGAGCCGCTGGCGGCTGCTGCTCCTGGAGGATTGCGACGAGCTGATCCGCGGCGAGGCCCGGCACACCGCCGGACAGGCGCTGTCACGGCTGCTCAACCTCACGGACGGCCTGCTCGGCCAGGGGCGCAACGTCCTGGTGGGCGTCACGACCAACGAGGACCTGGAGCGGCTCCACCCGGCGGTGGTCCGGCCCGGGCGCTGCCTGGCCCGCATCGAGATCGGCAAGCTGACGCACCGGGAGGCGGTGGACTGGCTCGGCACCGACGAGGGCGTCTCCCGCGAGGGCGCGACACTGGCGGAGCTCTACGCCCTGCGCCGCGGCGCATCGGGCCCCTCCGCGCTCCTCCCGCCGCAGGGCCACGACTCCGAAGCGGGGCTCTACCTGTAG
- a CDS encoding serine/threonine-protein kinase yields MTDPASYEGGSAERVVAGRYRLLGPLGHGGMGMVWRARDEVLGREVAVKEVRAPAGMDEAEVARMYRRLEREAWAAARVSHRGVVTVYDVATEDGRPWIVMEIVRGLSLAEVLEGDGPLTPQRAAHIGEQVLAALRSAHDVGVLHRDVKPGNVLIANDGRVVLGDFGIASLEGSTAITMAGEVVGSPEFLPPERALGREPGPESDLWALGVMLYTAVEGVSPFHKDTPVATLRAVVDEEFPPPFRAGPLTPVLEGLLVKDPAERLSPAETARMLRIVGAGGTVRSSGGPGSGLVSGPAAGPVPGADDPTSVARHGHGRPTPPLPMPPATAAASMRSLPPGPRQNRAGVVLTGGIVVLLVVVVLLGWLLLKGHGSGAGTGDGPTPTPAVTQSAPTSPTPSPSASPSPSPSPSPSPSATPPPNVTVSGVQAVRDTYRGTCPAPAAQAPAFTATVSVDRTPAVVEYRWATRSGQTSGPGWQTLNYPAGGPGSVRLDHTELTHFPGATFEDAVRLEIRAPAEAASAWLEFSVTCEEETPTSGAPSPGTSGPSGPPSPEPGPTVSP; encoded by the coding sequence GTGACTGATCCTGCGTCGTACGAAGGCGGCAGCGCCGAGCGGGTCGTCGCAGGACGCTACCGCCTGCTGGGCCCGCTGGGCCACGGCGGGATGGGAATGGTGTGGCGGGCCCGGGACGAGGTCCTGGGTCGCGAGGTGGCCGTCAAGGAGGTGCGCGCGCCTGCCGGGATGGACGAGGCCGAGGTGGCCCGGATGTACCGGCGCCTGGAACGGGAGGCGTGGGCCGCGGCCCGCGTCTCGCACCGGGGCGTCGTCACCGTCTACGACGTGGCCACCGAGGACGGCCGGCCCTGGATCGTGATGGAGATCGTACGGGGGCTCTCGCTCGCGGAGGTCCTGGAGGGCGACGGGCCGCTCACCCCGCAGCGGGCCGCGCACATCGGCGAGCAGGTGCTGGCCGCGCTGCGCTCCGCGCACGACGTGGGGGTGCTGCACCGGGACGTCAAGCCCGGCAACGTGCTGATCGCCAACGACGGCCGGGTGGTGCTCGGCGACTTCGGGATCGCCAGCCTGGAGGGCTCCACCGCCATCACCATGGCGGGCGAAGTGGTCGGCTCCCCCGAATTCCTGCCGCCGGAGCGTGCGTTGGGGCGGGAGCCCGGCCCCGAGTCGGACCTGTGGGCGCTCGGGGTGATGCTGTACACGGCCGTCGAGGGGGTCTCCCCCTTCCACAAGGACACCCCGGTGGCCACGCTGCGGGCCGTGGTGGACGAGGAGTTCCCGCCGCCGTTTCGGGCCGGGCCGCTGACGCCGGTACTGGAGGGGCTGCTGGTCAAGGACCCCGCGGAGCGGCTGTCCCCGGCGGAGACGGCCCGCATGCTGCGCATCGTCGGCGCGGGCGGGACCGTGCGGAGCTCCGGCGGCCCGGGGTCGGGGCTCGTGTCGGGACCGGCGGCGGGGCCGGTCCCGGGGGCGGACGACCCGACCTCCGTCGCGCGGCACGGGCACGGACGTCCCACCCCGCCGCTGCCGATGCCCCCCGCGACCGCGGCGGCGTCGATGCGGTCCCTTCCCCCCGGGCCCCGGCAGAACCGGGCGGGGGTGGTGCTGACCGGCGGGATCGTGGTGCTGCTCGTGGTGGTGGTACTGCTGGGCTGGCTCCTGCTGAAGGGACACGGGTCCGGTGCCGGCACCGGGGACGGCCCGACGCCCACCCCGGCCGTCACGCAGAGCGCTCCGACCTCCCCCACCCCCTCACCGAGCGCGTCGCCCTCCCCTTCGCCCTCCCCCTCCCCCTCCCCTTCGGCCACGCCCCCGCCGAACGTCACCGTGTCCGGCGTGCAGGCCGTCCGGGACACCTACCGCGGCACCTGTCCCGCGCCCGCCGCCCAAGCCCCCGCCTTCACCGCGACGGTCTCGGTGGACCGCACCCCGGCGGTGGTGGAGTACCGGTGGGCCACGCGCAGCGGGCAGACCTCCGGCCCCGGCTGGCAGACCCTCAACTACCCGGCGGGTGGGCCGGGGAGCGTGCGGCTGGACCATACGGAGCTGACGCACTTCCCCGGAGCGACCTTCGAGGACGCGGTGCGACTGGAGATCCGGGCACCCGCGGAGGCGGCTTCGGCCTGGCTGGAGTTCTCGGTGACGTGCGAGGAGGAGACCCCGACGAGCGGGGCCCCCTCCCCGGGCACCTCCGGACCGAGCGGTCCCCCGTCGCCCGAGCCGGGTCCGACCGTCAGTCCGTGA
- a CDS encoding SGNH/GDSL hydrolase family protein — translation MRMTRFAALASALSLAAGAALFGAGQATAAADFGYVALGDSYSSGVGAGNYDSSSGNCKRTTRAYPALWAATHAPQTFSFVACSGARTGDVMNSQLGPLNAGTDLVSITIGGNDAGFSDVMTTCVLQSESTCVSRVNQAKAYVDSTLPGQLDQVYNAIHSRSPGARVVVLGYPRFYKLNGNCVAGLTEGERTAINGGSDYLNAALAKRAANHGFAFAPVAGGFTGHEICSGSEWLHSLNWLNIGESYHPTAAGQSGGYLPAFTSAS, via the coding sequence ATGAGAATGACTCGTTTCGCCGCTCTGGCCTCTGCCCTGTCACTCGCCGCGGGCGCGGCCCTGTTCGGTGCCGGCCAGGCCACCGCCGCCGCCGACTTCGGCTACGTCGCCCTCGGCGACTCGTACTCCTCCGGCGTCGGCGCCGGCAACTACGACAGCTCCAGCGGAAACTGCAAGCGGACCACCCGCGCCTACCCAGCGCTCTGGGCCGCCACGCACGCCCCGCAGACGTTCTCCTTCGTCGCCTGCTCGGGCGCCCGTACCGGCGATGTGATGAACAGCCAGCTCGGACCGCTGAACGCCGGCACCGACCTGGTCAGCATCACCATCGGCGGCAACGACGCCGGCTTCTCCGACGTCATGACCACCTGTGTCCTCCAGTCCGAGTCAACTTGCGTCAGCCGGGTCAACCAGGCCAAGGCGTACGTGGACTCCACGCTCCCCGGCCAGCTCGACCAGGTCTACAACGCCATCCACAGCCGTTCCCCGGGCGCCCGCGTGGTCGTCCTCGGCTATCCCCGCTTCTACAAGCTCAACGGAAACTGCGTCGCCGGACTCACTGAAGGCGAGCGCACGGCCATCAACGGCGGCTCTGACTACCTCAACGCGGCCCTCGCCAAGCGCGCGGCCAACCACGGCTTCGCCTTCGCCCCGGTCGCCGGCGGCTTCACCGGCCACGAGATCTGCTCCGGCAGCGAGTGGCTGCACAGCCTCAACTGGCTGAACATCGGCGAGTCGTACCACCCCACCGCCGCCGGGCAGTCCGGCGGATACCTGCCCGCCTTCACCAGCGCGTCCTGA
- the hmgA gene encoding homogentisate 1,2-dioxygenase, with protein MSVGSGGGSEQARKTAEALEYLTGFGNEHSSEAVPGALPIGRNSPQRSPLGLYAEQLSGSAFTEPRAHNRRSWLYRIRPSAAHPPFTRTGNGALRTAPFTEAPADPNRLRWNPLPDPAPGTDFLAGLWTLGGNGDATQRTGMAIHLYSADSPMTDRVFSDSDGELLIVPEQGGLLLRTEFGLLSARPGEVALIPRGVRFRVELQDGTARGYVCENYGQPFELPGLGPIGANGLAAARDFRAPVASYEDSERPTEVVNKFCGNLWTATYDHSPLDVVAWYGTHVPYVYDLHRFNVLGSISYDHPDPSIFTVLTSPSDTAGLAGVDFVVFAPRWLVGEDTFRPPYFHRNVMSEYMGLIEGAYDAKAEGFVPGGGSLHNMMSAHGPDRETFDRASAAELKPQKIDDGLAFMFETRWPITTTAQAAGADHLQSGYDDVWQGLQRHFRA; from the coding sequence ATGAGCGTCGGCAGCGGCGGCGGCAGCGAGCAGGCGAGGAAGACGGCGGAGGCACTGGAGTACCTCACCGGCTTCGGCAACGAGCACAGCTCGGAGGCGGTTCCCGGCGCGCTCCCGATCGGGCGGAACTCGCCCCAGCGCTCCCCCCTCGGGCTCTACGCGGAGCAGCTCAGCGGAAGCGCGTTCACCGAGCCGCGCGCCCACAACCGCCGCTCCTGGCTCTACCGGATCCGCCCCTCGGCGGCGCACCCGCCCTTCACCCGGACCGGCAACGGCGCCCTGCGCACCGCACCCTTCACCGAGGCCCCGGCCGACCCCAACCGGCTGCGCTGGAACCCGCTGCCCGACCCGGCCCCGGGCACGGACTTCCTGGCCGGCCTCTGGACCCTGGGCGGCAACGGCGACGCCACCCAGCGCACCGGCATGGCCATCCACCTCTACTCCGCCGACTCCCCCATGACCGACCGGGTGTTCAGCGACTCCGACGGGGAGCTGCTGATCGTCCCCGAGCAGGGCGGCCTGCTGCTGCGCACCGAGTTCGGCCTGCTGAGCGCCCGCCCGGGCGAGGTGGCCCTGATCCCGCGCGGGGTCCGCTTCCGCGTGGAACTCCAGGACGGGACCGCCCGCGGCTACGTCTGCGAGAACTACGGGCAGCCCTTCGAGCTGCCCGGCCTGGGCCCCATCGGCGCCAACGGCCTGGCCGCCGCCCGTGACTTCCGGGCGCCCGTGGCCTCGTACGAGGACAGCGAGCGCCCGACCGAGGTGGTCAACAAGTTCTGCGGCAACCTCTGGACCGCGACCTACGACCACTCCCCGCTCGACGTGGTCGCCTGGTACGGCACGCACGTCCCGTACGTCTACGACCTGCACCGTTTCAACGTCCTGGGCTCGATCAGCTACGACCACCCCGACCCGTCCATCTTCACCGTGCTGACCTCGCCCTCCGACACGGCGGGCCTTGCGGGCGTGGACTTCGTGGTCTTCGCGCCGCGCTGGCTGGTCGGCGAGGACACCTTCCGGCCGCCGTACTTCCACCGGAACGTGATGAGCGAGTACATGGGGCTCATCGAGGGCGCCTACGACGCGAAGGCGGAGGGTTTCGTCCCCGGCGGCGGCTCCCTGCACAACATGATGTCCGCGCACGGCCCCGACCGGGAGACCTTCGACCGGGCGAGCGCCGCCGAGCTGAAGCCGCAGAAGATCGACGACGGCCTGGCCTTCATGTTCGAGACCCGCTGGCCGATCACGACGACGGCCCAGGCCGCCGGCGCGGACCACCTCCAGAGCGGATACGACGACGTCTGGCAGGGGCTCCAGCGCCACTTCCGCGCCTAA